A window of Cryptomeria japonica chromosome 3, Sugi_1.0, whole genome shotgun sequence contains these coding sequences:
- the LOC131068880 gene encoding DUF724 domain-containing protein 3, translating into MDFNNGMKVEVCTNEEGYRGAWFEGTVVFNEGGGIYKVQHEKFENERKEPLVEDFHFTQIRPRPPKMNIKNWKVNDPVEIYDKHCWWRGVVSELLPDCYYSVHFPEYGEKVYCRSAMRVKQEWHNGKWSRSSSLSLKRTIEKELDYVTQNSPVKRMRIRVKGINEGVGQGAVEKQSDNVVQNLPVKRTRLQLKGLSEDASPSGVVNPKVSGSKVASSSKGKSLGVREELSDLRSRVTALENILGVIQGQLNVLLG; encoded by the exons ATGGACTTCAACAATGGCATGAAAGTTGAAGTATGCACTAATGAGGAAGGTTATAGAGGTGCATGGTTTGAGGGGACAGTGGTGTTTAACGAGGGAGGGGGTATTTATAAGGTGCAGCATGAAAAATTTGAGAATGAGAGAAAAGAACCCTTGGTGGAAGACTTCCACTTCACTCAAATAAGACCACGCCCTCCTAAGATGAACATAAAAAATTGGAAAGTTAATGATCCTGTTGAAATATATGATAAACACTGTTGGTGGAGGGGTGTTGTTTCGGAGCTTCTGCCTGATTGTTATTACTCTGTTCATTTCCCAGAGTATGGAGAAAAGGTCTATTGCAGGTCGGCTATGAGGGTAAAACAAGAATGGCATAATGGTAAATGGTCTAGGTCAAGCAGCTTGTCCTTGAAG AGAACTATTGAGAAAGAATTGGATTATGTGACACAAAATTCACCTGTGAAGCGGATGCGGATACGGGTGAAGGGAATAAATGAAGGTGTAGGTCAGGGAGCTGTTGAGAAACAATCAGATAATGTGGTACAAAACCTACCTGTGAAGCGGACACGGTTACAGTTGAAGGGTCTGAGTGAAGATGCAAGTCCAAGTGGGGTAGTTAACCCTAAAGTGTCAGGATCCAAGGTTGCATCTTCTTCTAAAGGAAAGAGTTTAG GGGTTAGGGAGGAGTTGAGTGATTTGCGGAGCAGGGTTACTGCTCTAGAGAATATTCTTGGTGTTATCCAAGGGCAGTTGAATGTACTTTTAGGTTAA